In a single window of the Nocardioides sp. L-11A genome:
- a CDS encoding ABC transporter ATP-binding protein: protein MSGALLSVDRLDVFFGAHGTQVQALHGVSFDVAPGEVVGLVGESGSGKTVTSLALMGLLDPRTARVRGEARLHGEPLWNDTGRLRPHAEVPMAMVFQEPMTALDPVFRIGHQLVETLRRRQGLNRRQATARAAELLDQVGIPDPRARLRAYPHELSGGMRQRVVIALALACSPRLLIADEPTTAVDATIQAQLLELISGLARDEGMGVVFVTHDLGVVAQMCHRMITMYAGRVIESGAVGEVLARPLHPYTSGLLAALPDPRHRGGRLPTIPGAVPAPGRTAEGCVFAERCAHTRPACGATPALRPVTGGREVRCARAEELQLAGSGS from the coding sequence ATGAGTGGAGCGTTGCTCAGCGTCGATCGTCTCGACGTCTTCTTCGGTGCGCACGGAACGCAGGTCCAGGCGCTGCATGGCGTCTCCTTCGACGTCGCGCCGGGGGAGGTCGTCGGCCTGGTCGGCGAGAGTGGGAGCGGCAAGACCGTCACCTCGCTGGCGCTCATGGGTCTCCTGGACCCGCGCACGGCGCGGGTCCGGGGGGAGGCCCGCCTGCACGGCGAGCCGCTGTGGAACGACACAGGCCGGCTGCGTCCGCACGCGGAGGTCCCGATGGCGATGGTCTTCCAGGAGCCGATGACGGCGTTGGACCCCGTCTTCCGGATCGGCCATCAGCTCGTGGAGACCCTCCGGCGCCGCCAGGGCCTGAACCGGCGGCAGGCGACCGCGCGTGCCGCCGAGCTGCTCGACCAGGTCGGCATCCCCGACCCGCGGGCCCGGCTGCGGGCCTACCCGCACGAGCTCTCGGGCGGCATGCGGCAGCGGGTCGTGATCGCGCTGGCGCTGGCCTGCTCGCCCCGACTCCTCATCGCGGACGAGCCGACGACCGCGGTGGACGCGACGATCCAGGCCCAGCTGCTCGAGCTCATCTCGGGCCTGGCCCGCGACGAGGGGATGGGAGTGGTGTTCGTGACCCACGACCTCGGTGTCGTCGCCCAGATGTGTCATCGCATGATCACCATGTACGCCGGCCGCGTGATCGAGTCCGGCGCGGTGGGGGAGGTCCTCGCCCGGCCGCTCCACCCCTACACCTCGGGTCTGCTCGCCGCCCTGCCCGATCCCCGGCACCGCGGCGGTCGGCTGCCGACCATCCCGGGCGCCGTACCGGCCCCGGGGCGGACCGCCGAGGGCTGTGTCTTCGCCGAGCGCTGCGCGCACACGCGGCCCGCGTGCGGTGCGACCCCCGCACTGCGCCCGGTGACCGGCGGTCGGGAGGTCCGGTGCGCCCGTGCCGAGGAGCTGCAGCTGGCAGGGAGCGGGTCATGA
- a CDS encoding ABC transporter substrate-binding protein — protein sequence MRKLMTLKRAGVALATALTLALTACGGDGDSGGADKRLDVAVPADASSLDPILGSAGGDHVMLYPIYETLIGFDADMVPQPGLVESWSQASPRELTLTLRDGLTFHDGTALDAEAVRFNLERARGEGSNVAVDLASVTAIRVDDPLTVTLELAEPDASLLMVLSDRAGMMVSPAAVEESDGDVSDNPVGAGPWSIVKWNRGQFLRVERFDDYWDADATRVPELQFNVVADPTTRATSLRSGKQDVALGYAPSDAAELDGKSDVQLVRTPRLWVDEVYFDLGSAELKDVRVRRALNLAIDRETIVKSAYFGLGSPASSLFPGSYWAANEELAYDFDPDQARALLAEAGASDLSFDMLLSADAGTVRMGEILQQQWADVGVTVNLKPLEGVQAVNAYFVDHAEPALLSAFTGRPDPKMAFDVLFSDSSFYNVSGLATPGLVEALESTDASLEGDQRAPGFRDAATAVFENASFLPISFPDNLIALGEDVSGFEDNLLGKPKFLGVSLD from the coding sequence ATGAGGAAGCTCATGACACTCAAGCGGGCGGGCGTGGCGCTGGCCACCGCCCTCACCCTCGCTCTCACCGCCTGCGGCGGCGACGGCGACAGCGGCGGAGCGGACAAGCGACTCGACGTCGCCGTACCGGCCGACGCGTCCTCTCTCGACCCGATCCTCGGCAGTGCCGGAGGCGACCATGTGATGCTCTACCCGATCTACGAGACGTTGATCGGGTTCGACGCCGACATGGTGCCTCAGCCGGGCCTGGTCGAGTCCTGGTCGCAGGCGAGCCCGAGGGAGCTGACCCTCACCCTGCGCGACGGGCTGACCTTCCATGACGGCACCGCCCTGGACGCGGAGGCGGTCCGGTTCAACCTCGAGCGCGCCCGCGGCGAGGGCTCGAACGTCGCGGTCGACCTCGCCTCGGTCACCGCGATCCGTGTCGATGACCCGCTCACGGTCACCCTGGAGCTCGCCGAGCCGGACGCCTCGCTGCTCATGGTGCTCTCGGACCGGGCCGGCATGATGGTGTCGCCGGCCGCCGTCGAGGAGAGCGATGGCGACGTCAGCGACAACCCCGTCGGTGCGGGCCCGTGGTCGATCGTGAAGTGGAACCGCGGCCAGTTCCTGCGCGTCGAGCGGTTCGACGACTACTGGGACGCCGACGCGACCCGGGTGCCCGAGCTCCAGTTCAACGTCGTGGCCGACCCGACCACCCGGGCCACGTCGCTGCGCTCGGGCAAGCAGGACGTCGCCCTCGGCTACGCCCCCTCGGACGCGGCCGAGCTGGACGGGAAGTCGGACGTCCAGCTGGTGCGGACCCCGCGACTGTGGGTCGACGAGGTCTACTTCGACCTCGGCTCCGCGGAGCTGAAGGACGTGCGCGTGCGCCGGGCCCTCAACCTCGCCATCGACCGCGAGACGATCGTGAAGAGCGCCTACTTCGGTCTCGGCAGCCCGGCCTCGAGCCTGTTCCCGGGCAGCTACTGGGCCGCGAACGAGGAGCTGGCCTACGACTTCGACCCGGACCAGGCCCGTGCGCTGCTGGCCGAGGCCGGAGCGTCGGACCTGTCCTTCGACATGCTGCTCAGTGCCGACGCCGGCACCGTGCGGATGGGTGAGATCCTGCAGCAGCAGTGGGCCGATGTCGGTGTCACCGTGAACCTGAAGCCGCTGGAGGGCGTCCAGGCGGTCAACGCCTACTTCGTGGACCACGCGGAGCCTGCCCTGCTCTCGGCCTTCACCGGCCGCCCCGACCCGAAGATGGCGTTCGACGTGCTCTTCTCGGACAGCAGCTTCTACAACGTCTCCGGCCTGGCGACCCCGGGCCTCGTGGAGGCGCTGGAGAGCACCGACGCGTCGCTCGAGGGCGACCAGCGCGCCCCGGGCTTCCGGGACGCCGCGACAGCGGTCTTCGAGAACGCGTCGTTCCTCCCGATCTCCTTCCCCGACAACCTGATCGCGCTGGGCGAGGACGTCTCCGGCTTCGAGGACAACCTCCTCGGCAAGCCGAAGTTCCTCGGCGTCTCGCTGGACTGA